The following is a genomic window from Chryseobacterium ginsenosidimutans.
CAGATGAGAAAAGTTTGGATAACTTTATTCTCAGCCTTCTTATCTCATTTATGTATTCCTTTATTTTGGGAATGGGTAACGGCTTGATTAATGATTTTCTCAATAAAAAATTGCCATGGTCTGAAGCAACGACAAAAAGAGCGATTATAAGTATTGTTTCGATCCTCATTGCCAATACTATCTTAGTGTATTTCTGCAATTATATGAATTTCGTGATTTTTCAGAAAGCGGCAACTACGGAAGAATATTTTTCAGGAAAATATAATTATATCAATTGGTTTACCATTAATGTTGCTCTTTTGATCTCTGCTTTTCTTCACGCGAGAGGTTTCATGGAGGAACTGAAAAAAACATCGAAGAAAGAGGTTGTTGAACAAAAACTGATTGCAAAATCGGCAAATGCACAGTTTGAAAGTCTTAAAAATCAATTGGATCCTCATTTTCTTTTTAATTCTTTGAATGTTTTAAGTTCATTAATTGACGAAAATCCGAGACAGGCGCAGAAGTTTACTGCTTCAATGTCAAAGATTTACAGATACGTTTTGGAGCAGAAAGACAAAGAATTGGTAACCGTAGAAGATGAACTGGAATTTGCAAAAACATATTGCGATCTGTTAAAAACAAGGTTTGAAGACAGCGTAGATTTTGTTTTTGATGTTAAAAAAGAAGATTACAGAAGATTTGTGGTTCCGTTGTCGCTGCAGTTGCTTTTAGAAAACTGTATCAAACATAATTTTGCGACTTCTTCAAAACCATTAATTATCAAGATTTTTTCTGAAAATGATACGTTATGCATTGAAAATAATCTGCAGGCAAGAGAGCAGATAAAAGAAAGTGCAGGAATTGGATTGTCGAATATTGTTCAGCGCTATTCTTTGCTTACTAAACGAAATGTTTTTATCGAAAAATCGAAAGATTACTTTAAAGTTAAGCTTCCGGTATTGTCGGCTAAGCCAAACGTTGTCAGTGAGAAAATTGAAGATACAGACAGAGCTTATGAAAGAGCTCAAAAACGGGTGAAAGAAATAAAAAGCTTTTATGGAAACCTGATTTCTTACTGTATCGTGATCCCTTCTTTAATTATAATTAATTTAATCACCAATCCGAATCATATATGGTTTTACTTTCCGATGTTGGGTTGGGGAATAGGACTTGCAGCACACGGAATGAATGTTTTTGCGATCGGTAAAAACTGGGAAGAAAGAAAAATAAGAGAAATTTTAGAAAAACAAAATAAACAATAAATCAATCATGGAAAATAGTAACAATGACGATTTCAGATACAGAGAAGTAGAAAGAAGAGTGAGAAAAATCAAGAGGTTTTATACTTTTATATTTATCTATTTTGCTGTAAATATTTTTATTTTATTCCTGAATTACAGAGAGCTAGAACCTAATGAAACAATCTGGCAGTTAAAATATTTTTCACTTCCGTTATTTTGGGGAATCGGAGTTATAGGTTACGGAATGAGTGTTTTCTTACCCGGATTTATCTTGGGAAATAAGTGGGAAGAAAAGAAAATTAAAGAGTTGATGGAGAAAGATAGAGAACTTTAATTGTTTAATATTTAAAAGCTTCAAAATGAAAACATTACAAATTATATTTACGATCTCGATGTTCGCTTGGTTCATTAGCGAAATTCTCTACAAAAACATATTAAAATCCAGTGAAAAAGATAAAAAGGATAAAGATAAATCCACATTGAATCTTCTTTGGATTGCAATTCCTTTTTCGATTGCAAGTTCTGTATCGGTTTCTTATTTTACTAAATTTCCGATTTCTGATGAGGTTTGGATTTATTATCTGGGAGTAATTTTTATTATCATAGGAATTGTTTTGAGATTTGTCATTATCAGATCTTTAGGAAAATATTTTACTGTTGATGTGACAATAAGAGAAGATCATAAAATCAAAAAAGAAGGGTTTTATAAATATTTGAGGCATCCTTCTTATGCGTTTTCTTTATTGACTTCTTTAGGTCTTGGATTGTATCTGAATAACTGGCTGTCATTATTTTTTGCTTTTGTTCCTACTTTTATTGCATTCAGTTATAGAATTACAGTTGAGGAAAGAGCATTGATTGAACAATTTGGTGAAGAATATTTGGAATATAGAAGAAAAACGAAGAAAATAATACCTTTTGTTTATTGATGATGAGTTTAATTAAAACCTGCGTCTTTGCGTAAACCGACAATTATTTCGCAAAATATAAGAAACAAAAAATCCCGATTCTCCATTGAGCCGGGATTTTTACAATTCAGTTCTCATTTTCTACGGTTCGGTAATATAAAATTGATTCAAGGGTAATTGTTGACCTAAATTTGTCTCAACAAAAACAAACAACCTTAATCCTAAACAATAAAAAGATATGGAAACTATTATCAGCAAAGAAAGTTTAGCTTATAGAAAAGCAACAAGAAGAGTAAAAGAATTGAAAGGATTCTACGGAAATCTGACTTCGTACTGTTTGGTAATTCCTTTTTTAATGGTTATAAATTTAACGACAGATTCAAGACATTTATGGTTCTTTTGGCCAATGTTAGGATGGGGAATGGGGCTTGCCGCTCATGCAATCAATACTTTCGGAATCGGAAAATCTTGGGAAGATAAAAAGATCAGACAATTGATGGAAGAAGAAAGAAAAAGCACAAAAACACTTTAATAAATTTTTAAAACTTTAAAAACTAAATATAATGGACTACAATCAAGCACAACAAAGAGTAAAAGAACTTAAGAAATTCTATAAAAGCATTTTATGGTTCGGAATTGTCACTTTTATTATTTTCTCTGACGATATTTTTGAAAAAGGAATTTTTAATTTTTCACTTTGGAACGGATCAATCATTCTGGTAATCTGGGGGATTATTCTTACTGTAAAAGCCGTAAAACTATTCATTCTCGATTCTGATTGGGAAAAAGATGTGATTGAAAAAGAAATGAGAAAAACAAAAGAACCGATTCAGTTTTAAAACCTGATAAGTTTTGACTAATTTTATTCGAAATTTTAAAACTAAAACGGGAACTCAATGATCAAAACAGTCATTATCGAAGACGAAAAACCTGCTTCAAGGAAATTGGAAAGAATGTTGAATGAATTTCCTGAAATTGAGGTGGTTGCAAAAATAGAATCCGTAGAAGAAGGTGTTCAGTGGTTTTCTGAAAACGAACATCCACAGCTGATTTTCTCGGATATTGTTCTCGGAGACGGGCTGTCATTTGATATTTTTGAGAAAATTCCGACAAAAGGATTTATCATTTATACCACAGCTTTCGATCAGTACACTTTGAAAGCTTTTAAATTAAACAGTATCGATTATCTTTTAAAACCGATTCTGGATGAAGATTTGGGCGGAGCAATAGAAAAATTCAAGTCATTTCTTCCATCAGATAATTCTGTTAGTTCGCACGAAATTAAGCAGTTAATTAAAAAAGATAAAACAACACTTTCAAGGATTCTTGTAAAGATCGGGTACAATTTGAAAATTGTTCAGACGCATGAAGTAAGCTGTTTTTTCAGTGAAAATAAGATCGTTTATCTGCAGACCCAGGAAAGAACGTATCCGTCAGATTTTACTTTGGATGAGCTTGAAGATGTTCTGGACGAGAAAAAATTCTTTAGAGCAAACCGACAGTTTATCATTAATTCGGATTATATTAAAAACATTCACACCTCGCCCAATTATAAAGTTGAGATGGAATTTCAGCCACAGGAAGAGATTACCGTGAGTCGTGATCGGGTAAAAGATTTTAAAGATTGGTTGGTTGGTTAACTATTTATAATCTATACGATTAGCTTCGGTATCTTCAAGCTGTCTTATAATTGATTTCGGAATTTCATCACTGTCGATCGGGAAGCTTATGGAATCAGGAATGAAGTTTTTTCTGTCTGCTTTCTGAAAAATTTCGAACAGAGCAATCGGTTCTTGATTAAAACTTATACACGTACTTATAAAATGCAATTCATGGAGCTTATAATCTGGATTTTTCAGCTTTTCTTTGATATCTTTTATTCTTGAAATAAAATGACGTTGACGAATGAATGTATTGCTGTTCATGATGATAAAAATATAATCCGAGTAAGCAGTAACTTTCCCAAAATACTTGTGACGGTCTCCGCCGCTTCTTTCGACAAAATATTCCCCGGAAGTTTCGGATTTGTAGATTTCCGTTGCTGACCGCCAGATTCGGTCTTCTTTTGCCAGCAAAGGATTATCTGGCAGATTTCTGTTATAAGAATACCAACAGCCAATTAATCTGTCTAATAACTCTGTATTCTGTTTTACATTATTCATATCAATTCTCAAATCATTAAAATCAAATGATTCTGTATTAGAATTAATGAAATCAATATAATTTGAATAGCCTAAAGCTTTTACAATCAAACTTAGTTTTGCCAGATTCGGTTTACTGAGAACCGAATTTTCATTTTGATAATATTTCTTTAATTTATTGATTATCAAATGTTCATAAAGATAATTTGAACCCAGTAAATCGGGTTCTTTTTTTATGTCTTTTTTTGTGTTATCATTGATAATTAAATCGTTAAGTTCAGCAACGATGTATGACCATTCGGTTTTCGAAACATTTTCCCAATGATTTTTCTTTAAAAAATGCAGGCTCAAAAAATTCATCAGTTTCTCAAGATGCAGAATATCTTCTTTTTTCATGCTTTTGTTTTTGTAAGACTAATTTAAGATTTTTTTAAAACCAAAAAAGATTATTGCAAGACTTTTATATTTTATAATCAAATGATATTTGAATAGGAAACAAAAAGCAATTATTATGAAAGTTGTGAACGGTGAAATAATAATTTACAAAGATGAGCCAACTTCTGGACTGAACTTCTTTTGGTTATTTGTTTTTTCTGTTCTTTTTATCATTACTGCAGGTTGGGTGGTTGGACTTTTCTATGAAAGCTTCTGGAATACCACTGAAGACATCATTTTCTGTGTTGTTCTTTTCATTTTTGCAATTATTTTTTTCTTTTTGGCGATCAACACAGTAAAAGATATGATGGATACAAACAAAGAAAAACCTCTTGTTGTAATTGACAAATTCGGGATAAAA
Proteins encoded in this region:
- a CDS encoding methyltransferase family protein, yielding MKTLQIIFTISMFAWFISEILYKNILKSSEKDKKDKDKSTLNLLWIAIPFSIASSVSVSYFTKFPISDEVWIYYLGVIFIIIGIVLRFVIIRSLGKYFTVDVTIREDHKIKKEGFYKYLRHPSYAFSLLTSLGLGLYLNNWLSLFFAFVPTFIAFSYRITVEERALIEQFGEEYLEYRRKTKKIIPFVY
- a CDS encoding 2TM domain-containing protein, which gives rise to METIISKESLAYRKATRRVKELKGFYGNLTSYCLVIPFLMVINLTTDSRHLWFFWPMLGWGMGLAAHAINTFGIGKSWEDKKIRQLMEEERKSTKTL
- a CDS encoding 2TM domain-containing protein, whose protein sequence is MKRKNLITLFWISLATSLFFFFVFTDEKSLDNFILSLLISFMYSFILGMGNGLINDFLNKKLPWSEATTKRAIISIVSILIANTILVYFCNYMNFVIFQKAATTEEYFSGKYNYINWFTINVALLISAFLHARGFMEELKKTSKKEVVEQKLIAKSANAQFESLKNQLDPHFLFNSLNVLSSLIDENPRQAQKFTASMSKIYRYVLEQKDKELVTVEDELEFAKTYCDLLKTRFEDSVDFVFDVKKEDYRRFVVPLSLQLLLENCIKHNFATSSKPLIIKIFSENDTLCIENNLQAREQIKESAGIGLSNIVQRYSLLTKRNVFIEKSKDYFKVKLPVLSAKPNVVSEKIEDTDRAYERAQKRVKEIKSFYGNLISYCIVIPSLIIINLITNPNHIWFYFPMLGWGIGLAAHGMNVFAIGKNWEERKIREILEKQNKQ
- a CDS encoding LytR/AlgR family response regulator transcription factor, with product MIKTVIIEDEKPASRKLERMLNEFPEIEVVAKIESVEEGVQWFSENEHPQLIFSDIVLGDGLSFDIFEKIPTKGFIIYTTAFDQYTLKAFKLNSIDYLLKPILDEDLGGAIEKFKSFLPSDNSVSSHEIKQLIKKDKTTLSRILVKIGYNLKIVQTHEVSCFFSENKIVYLQTQERTYPSDFTLDELEDVLDEKKFFRANRQFIINSDYIKNIHTSPNYKVEMEFQPQEEITVSRDRVKDFKDWLVG
- a CDS encoding 2TM domain-containing protein — encoded protein: MENSNNDDFRYREVERRVRKIKRFYTFIFIYFAVNIFILFLNYRELEPNETIWQLKYFSLPLFWGIGVIGYGMSVFLPGFILGNKWEEKKIKELMEKDREL
- a CDS encoding 2TM domain-containing protein, coding for MDYNQAQQRVKELKKFYKSILWFGIVTFIIFSDDIFEKGIFNFSLWNGSIILVIWGIILTVKAVKLFILDSDWEKDVIEKEMRKTKEPIQF